The genomic stretch CAGTATAACGGTACGGCCGCGTAGTCAATCGTATTGCTTCTAAAAATAACTAACATTCGAAAGATAATGACAGCATTAATTAATCGACCTACTTATTAACGCCGCGTGAATTACGCAAAGCAAGTCTCAAGTAAAAACAGACGTGCGACTTTGAGTTGTGACCATAAATTCCACCTCTGGACTGCTTTGATTCTCAAGTCATACCTgctaaataaatttcaaatggaaTATTGAACGATGTAAATTTTCCGAGGACGTACACGCATACACGTTTAAGGATTTTATGGAACATTGACAGTTGCCTTGGCATTTTTTGAAGAGGCCGGTCGGTTAGTTTTCAATTTGCAAAGGGTCGCAGAGATAATAAGTTTTGCCACGAGTCTTGGTCCCAAACCGTCCTACAACTTAAAAATTGTTACGATCGCAACTCGAATTTTTCTAGCTAAATTCTATATCATAGAAAAGTCCTAACCGCCTTAACCTTTCCTGCCTCTGACGGCCTGGAGTTAACACCAGATATACATTTTACTGGAAAGGGCGAGGGACTTGGATGCACTATTATCAGGCTCAGATGAGCGGCAGCTGTTTATGCGACACTGATGAGCCAATGACGAAGGGAATACCTTCAAATGAACCGCTGCGATGACTACTTCCTTGTCTATATACTGACGACTGGTCAGAACTTTCGATGTATATATTgatggtttaaaaaaatgttcgaagTACTTCCAAGGCAATGACAAAGTATGAGCCATCTTCGTACGTATATTTAAAACCCTGagctgaaaaaattgacatctttttttcaaacggaTTGGTAAGTCGCAACGTGGATATAGAGGATTAAAAGGCAGAATGGCAAATGCATTGTACTGTATCAGAAAACATTATTGGTACGTGATATGGTTATTCTTCAGAAGAGGCAGGATGTAAACAAAGTCTGACTCAAGTGTGGGACGTACGGCCCAAATCTCACGTAGCCACGCCGCGATAACGAAAAGATCAGAGAGCAGTGTGACGCAAAAGCGTAAATAAACAATGATGCCGGTCCGTCGCCAGGTCACTAACCTACgatgcatttttatttcacgtaaGCAGCAGGTGAAGATTTCAGCCTGGTGCGCGAAAATTAATGCAGAAAGAAACGCTGCGTTGGATACATAATATCTAatctttattcatttcatgATGATTTAGGTCACAGGATTCAAACGAATATGATAAGTATGAATGTACGTAAATTCTCTGATGCAAAtaagttttttcaaataattgataacTTCAGAAACTCGAATATTGGGTTTATATTCACGAGTGAATGTTATTGCGATGACAATATATCAGCAATAACATAAGTAACTCAATAGTAACACTTCGAAAATTGGGATGGCAGAAAAGGAATGTTTGTTACATGCGTGATCCGTTGAATGATGATTTTCTCACCCACGAATTTGTATACTGCATGTTTTCTCATAATACATATCTCAGAATCGtaacaattatatttaatatatatatatatatatcgaaaaGTTCACTACATTTGCCCTGTAAATAGTGGGGGCGGGGGGACGCGTTGATACAATGACCTGCATTCGACAACTCGTGCGCGTGCACAAATGGATTGTGATAAGCGTAGGTGCGTGGAAATTGAATTCACTTCAGCTTAACACCTTGtaggaattaaaaaatgttaataagGTAATACAAATGTAACGAGCTGAATGAATCCGTAGAATTATCTTGGCGAGTGCATTGCGATTGCATGCGAAGCTTCGGTAATTGTCTGTCgacattataattatatatatatttaataatactGTTTAGAATAATGTTTTCAAGTGATGGGACAtgtattgcaataattttaaaGCTTATTCATTTTATGGCACGCCACTGGGTACAATTTTCGATGGAACAAATGATTACTGACCTGTGGCTGTTCCATTAAATTAATGGATGGCTTTCGAGCTCCTATGAATGCTGTAGACATTGCAGATGTCACTGTATTTTCCAAAACACCCCGTGCCATTGCAAGTCGCAGACTTGCCCTCAAGAATACGGCAGTTGCCATTGTTGCATTAACGTTTGAATAATTACTACAACAATCTGCTTATCTTGTATCGAATAAAGTTTCGTATGAGACGATTGAAACGATCGTTTACTTTGAACTAAACCTTCGCTCGATGGCGTTCCTCTTTTTGTAGGGACGACGAGCCACCCCCCTTGTGCGCATGCGCCTTGAGTCCGATGGTCGTCTTTGCCTTCCTTTCTCTCTATAGttttatttgtattcaagTCCGTAATACGAACGCGACGAAGCCATGCAGGCACTCAAGTGCGCCAAACGGGAGTTAtcgttgtttattttcttcgtgaagataatatacatataatgccCTTTATCTTCCACGCTTCGATTGGACATTGGAAAGCACGTTCAATTCGCTCGTCTATCGAAGGTCGAATTTGACACTAATAATGAAGACTGTGAACTCAAATAAGATGTGTAAttagaaaattgaacaaaacgCATTCTCAATAAAGAAACTGCGTcatgaaaaatgagaaatacgTGCGGAACAAGACTAGATACTTGTTTACCATAGAACTGCGCTTACGTGCTCATTCGCATGTCCTAGACCAAGTTTTAGCATCGATCAGCACAAAGAGTGTAAACAAATAAGTACCGATTATCTATAATAATAAGTTGAGCAGTGGACGTATCATGCATTAATATTAATACCTCGAAAGTATACTATGCAAGCTATTAATTTACTGAATTCATTCGAATTCATTGAATTGTTTGGGATTCTAGTATATAAACAATGTGTATCACACTTGCACGAAATTGCAATCATTCTGTGTATATTCGCGGAATATGCCCTAATTTTAAAGTTCGATAAATATATCAATGTAGATAGTGAAGTTAGTTTCGAATGGATAGATTGTAGTATTGTTCAACACGCGATGcgtttgaatttaaataacaagTTTGGCGACAATGTTAGATTTTAGGAATTCTTTTATCAAATTACttgaaccgtgaaaatacTCATTATAATGCATCAGCAATATACATATCTGAAATCGTGCAAAATATGGTTTTCAACGTTAAAACTTTGAAATCTTCATATTTTAATATCCTTACCGCACTACATAGCAACGTCGGAAAAGGCTCGTTTGGACAGCATCTGACAGAACaccaaaaaaatcgaaagctCTATTGAACACGAGATTAATTGGACATAGATATTTATTGAACACAGCCCGATTGGACACCGAGAATTGAAACGATTTCAAAAGTCCGGTTGAACATAGCAAAATTGGAAACCAGAGATTGGAAACCAACGATTTTGGACGCAGCTGAATTACAAACGAACAGTGGATAAACTCCGACGGAccaagaaatgaaataaatattcaaacactCAATTTTTACCATGTTTAAACCCTCTACTCTGACTGACCCAACTAGTGATAAATAGAGAAATTATTGGACCGTCttaaattattcttttatttatttatttttttttttctgtgatcaactaaaaaattatgaaaagcGTCCAATATTCAATAATGAACAAGGTAAGAATTGATAATGACCAAGTTACCATTCAAACTGAAAATCACGAACAACTGACTTCAAGTCCAATTCGACATAAGTGCACCTTTCGCGTGCGCTACACGCTTTGATTGTATTcgtgaattgaattttatttgaccttactcaaactttgaaaagtttcaacaaATTTGACAATATTAGTATAAATGCGACCTTATATTGATATAACATGTTTGGTTCGTTTCAAGTAGTACGTAAATAAATACGCATGGACTTTCGAAATGgatatattacaaatattaaGAAATCTCAtgtaacgtaaaaaaatttgtgtgtaaatttatagaaatacaaatgatttttgaaaaataacgttgACTGCGTGTGCAAAATTCGTTTATACTTTGTATTACAGATTAAACAAAACgagattaattttttgatagcAGAAAAGATATGTTGACTCTGATTTTTGATATTTGTAATACATTTCCATTTTATAATTCAGGATTAAAATTCAGGAGAAACTTGAAATTGTTAGTGCTACGAATTTTCACTAAATTTCAACTGAGAACCCAGATTCGAAATAAAACTACAGTACAGACTCTTTCATTGCTTCGAAATTTGAAGGAACCGGATTTGCATTATAAATAatgtttattgagatattGTACTTGATAACCAAATGTCAAGATGTATTGAAATATGTCCATTTTACAAACAtgacaaatattgaaaacaatattgtacatataacataatataacACAAATCGAACTATAGTGATCGCTAtcaagaaaatgataatataaagatatcgtaaattattttatacatggCATTCTGCCAAAAGCAGCtatttgtgtaaaaattaacGCGATTTTAATTACTAATGTATACATCAAAATGATACTTATATGCGTGATACACATACCGTTAAATATATCTAGATTTCACCAAATCAGACACGGTTTTGGTGTATAAccaatttaaattaaatatacaatttCTTATCTTATGACTACTAGTCTCCAGCATATTCatgatttttaaatcttttaaAACAATCGGTATTGGTTTATTGTTCGTAAATATATGCATTATGCAGAAATTCTAACTTTTCTTATATTCAATCCTCTCCACTTTGACCTCGTCTCCAACAAGCTGATAAACGTACGTTACCACAGTTGAGCTTTGAATATCCATGAGCACAAATGATGGGATAACTGACCTAAAaccagtttaaaaaaataacgtaagGCGCGGAAAACTAAGGTGAAGACTATACAATGATGGATTTTCAATATACGAAGAACTCACGTGTCCAAAGGATTGTACGCCCCAGTTGCAGATCCAGGATTGAtgtaaaacttattttcatgcTCATAAGCTTCAAATTTATGTGTGTGGCCAGATATCAATATATCAACATCTAATTGCCTCTGAATAAGAGCCAACGATTCCGGATCTCCCCATGGCACAACCTGATGCCCATGCGAGAGGCCGATTCTAAATTGTCCAACAGTAACAACTTTTTGTTCTGGGTAATTAAGGTTCTGCACGTATTAAAAAGTTATACACATATGAGATAATCTGTACATTATTCTAATATAGAATAACTACTCAAGCTTCATAATAAATTTCTCCGACTTCTTGAGGATTTGCACTAGGAAAAGTTCTATTCTTAATTTTCACTTGAACTATAGGTCATTAATAAAACATCGTACAAAGGTGTAACAAACTCTAATCttattcaaacaattattTGATACTCGCCTCATCAAAATCTCCTCTGACCACATGAACATCACTTGCCAAAGTTTTGAGATAATCGTAGGATTCCTTGGTACAAAGATTTCCGGTACACAATATGTGTTGTATTCTGCCTGGTactaaaagttttttaaacttaCTAGGCAGGCTGCTGCATCTGTGCGGAATGTGTAAATCTCCCAAAACTAATACAAGCTGTATAAATACAAGAGTGATTATTACTAGTGAAAACAGTTGATTTGAGGTTAGAGCACTCCAAACTCTCGTTATTCAATTAAGCATTATTAGAGTAACGCTGCGTTGCTCACCATGGTTGATCAGTTGATAGCTTTACGGTTGCTTAGTGTTTTATTACTTTCTTCCGTGACAATAATTAGTAACTCGATTAAATGTCAGAGGTGGTGTCGGAAGTGGGAGTGACAACTGACAGTACAAGATTCAAGAAAAACCCACCATGTGGGGCTGGTGGTTTGAGGTAAAAGCTAAGGTTTAGTTTTGCTGGAGCAGCGTCGTTGCGCGATTAGCAAAATAAAGGCCTGTGGTTGGTTTGAGATACGGAAATGCCCtttaccatttttattttattatctagAACCAATGATGGGGCTTTAGTTTGCCTGTCGctatatcaaaatttcaacttgaaaACTTGATTCAATGAAATAGTGAATAAGATCCTATTTGGATTTTCGTGTCTCTCGCATCTCGCTGGCGGtgtttgaaaacaaatgtGTTTACGGCGCGGGAAGAGGTCTTTGACTTTGATCTGATTCCATAAGTATTATTAGTTTTTAATTCGGCGTAAGATTTCTTGACAGCCGACAATTGTCATCTGAGAATCTCGTATAGCGTAATAATAACTCTTTCACAATGAAATGCGTCGTGCCGGGTGCTAACGTCAAAGGTATATCTACATCCGTATTTCTCGTTAAGGTTATGTAAACGCGTACActcaagaaattttcaattctataaTGTATATAGTTTTACTATAATCTACTAATTCGCATTCACGTTTCAAGACTCTATCCTGCTTTGTTTACCCTTACTAGCCTATTCAAGAATCATTGTAAATTATTCATACTGGCTCCTGATGTAAGAGAATAAAccgattgtttgaaaatatatttattgcaaTCTATGATTCTTCATAGTTTTAGCAAAGGCCATTCATTCGTTGGCCAAAATTGGGGATGAAATGTACATCAAGCCGCAAGATGCAGGAATATCATTCCAAACTGTAAACATGGCTAGATCAGCATACGCTAGTTTCACATTCTCGGAAAGTTACTTTTCGTATTACACTTACGGTAATTTGGAGCAAGATGATGCTTTGAGGTGTCAAGTTACCATGCGCGTGAGTTATTCAACaacttaatattaattttagaTAATCTTGTGTTACATTTTACCTAAATTAAACAGACAGACACTTCTAACTATCTTCGCCAATGATGTTATTTTGTAGATATATCCTTTCAGCCcctgatttaaaaaaaaatatgcagttTAAAAAGTGGTATATCTTgctgtaaaagaaaaaactgctgtgaaaaaattacgttttcatTAAATTCCTATCTAATTACCATTGTTGCAGAACATaatctataaaaatattcttaaatcTATTCCTAGAAATACATGAATTATATATAGTCCTTGCAATGTTCTTTATTAAGTGATATTTAATCAAGACACACCGATTCTCCGacaatatatacacatgtaaatttttttgctttattgATCTACACACACTGAACGATCGAATATACTACTGCAATGTATTATTTGTTGATAATAAATCATATGCAGTCTGCAATGGCTGTTTTTAAAGCACCAGGTACCTTGGACCGGCAAGTGGAAACCTGCCAAATAAATTTGGAAGCCAATAGCTGTAAACTTGTTTTTGTTCTGAAGTATAGAAATGGCATTACAAAAACGCATTTTCTACCAATTATCGATTGCCAAATTTTACAGGTAAATTAAATCACCTGTTATAAACCCATTGACACTcatgtattaatttttttatgactTCAATTTTATCTAGGATCATAATAAATCCTattacaatttgaaaattgacaaagttTGTTCCTCCAGCTCAACGAGAACACAAAAATGCAGTTTTCgtaagaatattaattttttcaggcaGCTTTTTCCTCTCAATCATCACCCAATCAACTAACTGCACAGCACAAAGTTTTATCTGATGCAATGCAAAACTTCCAGCAACTAGGTCTTATCGAAATAACTTTAGAAGTAACTCCACAGAAAGTATTGCTCAGGAACTATGTTGACGATACTTCAGGTATACAATTCACTTACTGCATTCCAAAGAAGTATCACATGTTACTAACTCGCAACATGATCTTATTATCATTAAATTAATGGCCATCTACTGCTACAGATTTGTCAAAAGTTACCAGAACACAGTTAGCACTTGGAGTTGGCGAATTTGAGGAACACAAAATTGGAAAAGATACTGCAATAACGTTTTGTGTAAAAGAATTTAAAGCTCTTCTAAGCTTTGCAGAAGCAGTGTCCTTGCCAGTTAGCATACACTTTGAAGCAGCAGGAAAGTAAGAAGTGAAAATGTATTGTTAATGATTACTGTCCCAAGTTACATAAAATAATGTTGGTACCGCCAATTGTAAAAAGATTTTGTGATGATATACTACGAAAATTTCAGTTATGCATACTGCCTACAGgttgttcttttttattccagaCCAGTGATATTCATAATGAAAAGTTTGACATTCGAATCAAGTATAGTTTTGTCTACATTAAACCCTGAAGGAGATAATCGATCAGAAGCTTCGACGATTCGCAGTCGAGAACAAACAATGCTTAAAAAAGCAGCTGCCAGCAAACGGATACCTAGAAAAACTAATGCATCTGCTAATCGCAAGCTAAGGAATCAACCAAAAAATGTTAGAGCAAGATACAATACATCTGCTTCTTCACCTATGGAAGTTACGAATatgaaagtgaagaaaaactACGAAGCGCACCAAGAAGATTTAATGAACACTGACTCAAATGAGGAGTGTTTACTTTCAACTGTCGGCAAAAAATCAGTCAGTTCAGATATTGCTTATGAAACAAAAGTTCGTCTAAGTACATCAGCCATCATAGAAAATCGCAGTCGAATACCAACTGATTCCATGCCagtttcaaattcgaaatccTCCgctaaatcaattttttccactataATAAATGATGCAGCGAGGTCAGAAACTAACTCTGCAGAAACTGTCAATGAAGATCTTGTTCCCAATTCACCACCAAAACCTTCTAGTAAAAAAGCAAAGaccattttcagaaaatgctTTCAAACAACATTCGATCCAAGAATGCTTCCAGGACATGATATTGTTTTAGCTGAGGATACTGACGACAGTGATTGATACTACTGAGATTTCTCTTTGTACTTCGCAAATAAATGAAACATTGGTTACTATATATCACAAAATCTACTGTAACTGCTGGCATACTGTAATTGTAAGTATATCGCAGAGCAGAAAATGTCCAATAGGAGATGACAATACGACACATGGCTTCATGTATCTAACAGAGAAGCGAATTAAAATACATAAATGGCTGTCAACTAATTGCTATGACCGTATGTCTTCTAAAGATATCAATATTAAAGTATTTTCCTGGAAGAAGTTTAGAAAATCTCATTGACAACAATTTCACATGATAGTTTTTCCAATAGTAaactttcttcattttttgctAGGTCCAATGTTATAAGTGTGTACATTAGTTCAACACATTCATTtgagattcaaaataattgttgaaaatatcaaatatatattataattgtttgATTGAATTTGTAGCTACAAAATATTTGCTAccgaataaatttaatatttaaacaaatatttttcatttatattaaCTTGGATTTTCACC from Neodiprion virginianus isolate iyNeoVirg1 chromosome 3, iyNeoVirg1.1, whole genome shotgun sequence encodes the following:
- the LOC124299777 gene encoding vacuolar protein sorting-associated protein 29, whose protein sequence is MLVLVLGDLHIPHRCSSLPSKFKKLLVPGRIQHILCTGNLCTKESYDYLKTLASDVHVVRGDFDENLNYPEQKVVTVGQFRIGLSHGHQVVPWGDPESLALIQRQLDVDILISGHTHKFEAYEHENKFYINPGSATGAYNPLDTSVIPSFVLMDIQSSTVVTYVYQLVGDEVKVERIEYKKS
- the LOC124299755 gene encoding cell cycle checkpoint control protein RAD9A, with the protein product MKCVVPGANVKVLAKAIHSLAKIGDEMYIKPQDAGISFQTVNMARSAYASFTFSESYFSYYTYGNLEQDDALRCQVTMRSAMAVFKAPGTLDRQVETCQINLEANSCKLVFVLKYRNGITKTHFLPIIDCQILQAAFSSQSSPNQLTAQHKVLSDAMQNFQQLGLIEITLEVTPQKVLLRNYVDDTSDLSKVTRTQLALGVGEFEEHKIGKDTAITFCVKEFKALLSFAEAVSLPVSIHFEAAGKPVIFIMKSLTFESSIVLSTLNPEGDNRSEASTIRSREQTMLKKAAASKRIPRKTNASANRKLRNQPKNVRARYNTSASSPMEVTNMKVKKNYEAHQEDLMNTDSNEECLLSTVGKKSVSSDIAYETKVRLSTSAIIENRSRIPTDSMPVSNSKSSAKSIFSTIINDAARSETNSAETVNEDLVPNSPPKPSSKKAKTIFRKCFQTTFDPRMLPGHDIVLAEDTDDSD